CAGTGCATCCACCTCTCCATGCAGAATTGCATTTTCATATTATGCTGCTTGTTAAGCAGTGGCACATTGTCCTCCAGAAATGGCTGGTTTCAGCAACATTGTACAGCTGGCTATGGCTTGTGTGAAAGGAATACACAGACACCCCCACCTTTTATGTATTATTGCATGAGGCAAAGCATGGTCCTTGTTCTGAAAGTACAAAGCAAGACAGAGAGTCCCCGGCCTAGCTCAAAGTGCAGAAGCCTAAGAGCATGCATTCCTCAACACTGAAGACTAAGATAGTTTTCCTTCCCACACAGACAAAACAGCTCTCAGTGTGCATATGCTGCTGGCAACAATGCTTGTGtctccctcctgcctgttccATACAGTTTCCCCTTGTTTTCACACAGCTGCACAACACATGTATTTTAGGATCAGGATGACAGACAAAAAACCACAATAGGTAAAGAGACCCTGGGTgggaaaagaaagcagagggAAGAGCTACAGCAAAGGACAAGAAGATCAGTCTCTGAAGATCCTTTGGGTGACCCATATAAAAATTTTCATGGTTTGGCACTGGCTAGCAAGTGTTACAATTCTGTGGGACATGAACTCAAAAGCACAGCACACAGGATTGTGTGTGGGCTATTAACTCACTCCCATCATCACTAGAAACACATCTGCTTAATGTTTACAGTTCCCTTTCAAATTTCAAGTGTCAGAGTCATTCTATAAGCATATATTAAACCTTGGATATCTGCTTAAAATGCTGTGGGGTCAAAATACAGAAACTTTAAATAGTGCCATTTCAGACAGTGATGTGAAGGAAATGATCACCTAGAATCTCACAGGCCACCTGAGCAAAATGAGTATCAGTCCATAACCACCAAAATACCTGCTCTGAGCTTGGCTACATATTAGAAAAAACACAGTGAATTCCCTCCACTTGTCTGCACTCCTCTTTTTTAACACAATTCGGCCTCACCCTCTTTTCAGTGGATCTGCTCAGGTAAATCAAGGAGCTCACAATGTGACCTGGGAGTCTTGAATCAGATTAGATATTCAGAATTGGATAGCAAATAATACTCCTGACTTAAGTGACTTGACTTAAGCAGCAATTTCAAACTCCCTCTGTCTCAAAGATATTTTGCACTACTTCTGCACTTACTTCCCACAGGTTCTCCACTCCAGCTGACCCTCTCGaggtcatcatcatcatcatcgacAATATCCCGAAGGCTGTTCACTGCCCGTTTGGACTCCTTTAGCTACACACAAAAGAGTGACCTTGTGTAAGGACCATCAGAATTGCAGAATACACTTCATTTCCTACTATCATCAAACATCTCCCAAAGAATTTAGAATACAGTTTCTTCAGCTTCCATTGTTTCTTGGGATGGTATTTTAATCCTGTAGCTATGCAGCAGACATAGGAGTCCTTCCTCACCACTGGGAGCCCCAAGGACACCTATACAGACACTAACAGCTCAGCCAGCGGGAGATGCGGTTTGGTGCCTGGGCGAGGAACCACGTCCTCATGAGATTTGGGACTGGCTACCATGGAGAGAGACAGGAGCCCTTGGTACCCTCCGCAGTGGGCAGGAGGTGACAATCACCTACAGAACATCGACCCTCCGGGATGTGCAGGGCCGAGACCCGGGCTGGGACGGCTACGGGGGCCCACCCTGCGAGGGTGTCggaccagcagctccagagccggACCCTCCCTACCTGCGAGAGCTCGTCATCCTCATCGTCAAAGGTGAAGGCCCGGAACTTGGAGCTGTGCCAGTACTCCTCCTCGTCCGCCCGCACTCTGCTCATCTGGAACGGCACCGCGTGGCTGcctcagcacagggagggagggaaggataGAGGAGCTGCCTCGGGGTTATCGCCACCCCTGCCCCAGGTCCAGGTCCAGGTCCCGGCCCCaccgcccccagcccctctctcaCCTCGCCGCCCCTCCCGCGCCAGCAGCgctcacagcagggcagggcgggGTGGGGCAGCCGCGCGCGGAGCACGCCGGGACATGTAGTTCTCCCGCTACATGAGGAGCGCGGCCGCTCCTCGTTCACGCACTACGAGTCCCGGCGTGCCCCGCAGGCCGCAGTGACTTGCCTTCGGACTACCAGTCCCAGCGGGCTGGGAGAGCGGCGGAGTGGTGTCTGGGCCGGCAATCGGGATCGGGGCCCTGGGAACTGTGGGCTGACTCCGGGAGCTGTAGGCCGGcggggacgggacgggacgggagcGGGAGCACCAGCCCCCGCCCCAAGCTGCCTGCAGCGCGGCGGAACCAACTAGCCGGGCGGAACCAATAAGCCGGGGTGGCGCAGCGGGGGCGTGCCGGAAAGGCCCGCACCGGGCGGAAGGCGGGAGGCGGCGCGGCGGTTCTAGCAGCTTCCACGGGCGCTCGGAGCGGAGGCGGCAATCCCGGTCCCGATGGCCAAGTGGGGGGAGGGAGACCCGCGCTGGATCGTGGAGCAGCGGGCCGACGCCACCAACGTCAATAACTGGCACTGGTAAGCGGGGCggctgctcccggagccgcccggccggccccggCGCGGAGGGGGCTGCACGGCCGGAGCCGCGGGCAGAGGGGCCGCCCCCGTCCCCTCCTCGCGGAACGGTGCTGAGGCGGGGCCGACCGGGCTGAGCCTCCGGGGCGGCACCGGCTCCGTGCGTGTGTGCCGGGGTGTCCGAGCCGAGGTGTGCCGGGGGAATGGCTGCAGGTGGCTTGGGGAAgaaatctctgtgtgtttgtgtcgAAGCGGGGCAGGGAGACAAGACTGGGGAGCACTGGATAGTCCCATTATGCACTGTCAGCGTGGCCTGTCCCACATTGTCACCCTGCTCGGTTTTCCTGCAGGACAGAGAGGGATGCCTCCAACTGGTCCACGGAGCGGCTGAAAGCTCTCCTCCTGCCTGTCAGGGTGGAGGGTGAAGAAGGGGCATGTGAGGTGACAGAAGTGAGCAAACTGGATGGAGAGGCCTCCATCAACAACCGCAAAGGGAAACTTATCTTCTTCTATGAGTGGGCTATCAAGCTGGCGTGGACTGGTGAGTGATATGCACCCCTCCTGTTTCAAGGTCAGATTCAGGTATAATATCAAGGATACACATCTCATTtgggaaataataataaagggAAGTGTCGTATTTGGTTACAAGTTTGCTTTGACAACAACCAGAGTAAGAAAGGTTGATCTGAACAATATAATTATAATTGCAGGCACCTCAAAGACAGGAGTGAAGTACAAAGGTTATGTGGAGATTCCTAATCTCTCAGATGAAAACGACATCGATGAAGTTGAGGTAAGCAAAGCTGGATGTATGGAGTATTCTAATTGGAATACTCACAGCattaatattttgtttcctGTTACCTTTCTTAGAACATTTGTGTAGAATTTTTTACTGTTAGAGGCTGCTTAAGTTAACAGAATcaaaaaatggtttgggttgaatgagatctttaaaggtcatctattACCAACCTCTcagccatgagcagggacatctgtCACTAGAACAGGTtactcagagctccatccaaccttgccttgaacacctccagggatggagcatccacagattctatgggcaatctgttccagtgcctcaccacccttagAGTAAAGAATTTCCTTCTGACTTTtaatctaaatctactctcTTTCAACATAAAACCATTAACTTTCATTCTGTCACTGCACTCCCTGATGAAGAGTTGCTCCCCTATCATGTTGTATCTTTATCAAATGAATTCCTGTCTCCTAGATGCAGAGGGCTCTGTAGCACAAGGAGTTATTCAGGCACACAGGTACAGTACTGtaggctgagagagctgaagTGAAAGATGAATAAAGCTGCAGGGCTGTTTATGAAAGTTAGGCAAAGTCTGTGATGTTGAATTGAGTAATAAAAGAACTGTGATTGTATGTCCTTGTTAATCAGTGCTTGTATTCATTGTTCAGATCCTTGTCAGCCTTGCTAAAGATGAACCTGAGACTAACTTGAAGACCCTGATGAAGCAAGAGGGTGCAAAGAAAATTAGAGATGCAATGAAAACTTACATCAGCACTCTGAAAACGGGTATGTAACTGAGAGGGAGAAGTGTTATGGGAACCCATATGGACTAATTCTAAAGAAGAGATGGGAGTAAAGAGATGCTCTCTCCATCTCAACAGAAAGGTGTCAGAGCAATAACAGTAACTTTGGAAGAAGCATTTCTGGCTCTAGACAGCATAGCTCAGCCCAGAAAGATTGGTTCTGGTGGTAATGCAATAATAAACAGTAATTTtgaatttatgttttaaaactGAGAATGCCCTTCATATTCTGAAGCTAGGGAGAAAATGAAAGCCAGTAAAACGTGTTGGTCACCCCAGTGACATAGTCACTGCCTGTGGCACAATCTGGCCTTCAGCTGGCTTACTCCCTTGGAAAGTGATATCTTTTCCAGTTTGtagtttgttttggggttttttttttcctcttgccaCAGTGGTAAAGACATTTAGTGTTACTTGGGTTTTAGAATAACTGATGTCTGAAAATTGCTCTGCAGGTTTTGTTGGTGTCTTTTAATGACCTGTCTCAGCATCTggatcaatttttttttttaaagttaaatcCGAGTCCAGCAGTTGGAGTTAAATCAATGCACTTTGGCTGAATTTGGCTTTCCTCTCATATACAGGCTAGGAATGCTACAGTTGCTTTTTATATCCATTTagctatattacattacatgtCCTAGATAGCTGGGTACAAACCACCACTGATTGCTGTTTTTCCAGGATTAAATTTCTGTactcttgggtttttttcaggcaCTGTAGTGTTCAggctgggagatgcagtcaccCAGTGAAAGAAAAGAATGCTAATCAGAAAAATCTGTATGATCTTGTGGGCTGCGATAAATGAGAATAAGTGGGAACCAAGTATTGCAGGATACAGGTTGATGCACATATGATACAAATCTGCTTTCTAATGGAATTTTGCTACGCTGAACAGATGAAGAAAAAGGAGCAAAATGTTGTATAATTGGTAAAAGCAGAAGTGACTGAGCTGGAGAAAAAGCAAATGTAATTGTGAACGAGGCTGAAGGTTCTGATCGAGTTACAGAAGTGTTAGTGCTGGTGGACAGGGTGCTGGCAAGGCTTGTCTGGCTTTCCATGTGCAGTCCTGGCATCTGGTGTCGATAAAGATAAATCAAAGAGGGAGTTGGAAGTTACTGTTGTTTCCTGCAGTGATACAAGAAGTGAAAAAGCTTGGTTTGGTGTGTCTAGATCAGCAAGGCAAAAGTTTTTGAGGTGTGATGTGATTGCAATTTATATCAGAGagtgagagaggaaaaaagctaCGCAAGTCTAAGGTTAACCAACGTTAATGTGAGAGCAGCATGTGGAAGATGCTCTGTCTAGGTTGGGAAGAGGAGGTAAGTTCCTCACTGTTAGTGTAGGCAGGTTCTGACAGGGCCTTTGGTGGAGAGTAGCGAGGGAAAGAATTAATTACTTTTGAAAAGAGGTCTGTTTACTTTTTCTGAACACTGTTTCAAGTTATGGATGCTAGCCAAGAGCAAGGGGAAAACCAGGAAGCCCTTTTTGATTGCGTATTTCAAAGTACACTCAGAAGGTTTACTTGATCTTTAATTGGTTTCATGGGCACATTCCTGTCTTTCCAGAATTCACCCAGGGCATGATTTTGCCCACAGTGAATGGTGAACATACGGAAACAGCACCTCAGGTGGCTCCTAAAGCAGAAGAGCGCAAGGTAAACAAAACTGCAAACATGCTTTGGGATCAGTGAAGAAAGGTATGCTGTATTAGATTGTGGGACTTAGAGCAGCAACCTCTGTTGTGTATAGGATATATACATTCAGGAACTGGCAATCTCTGGAACAGGTGGGACTGTTTCCATTGGCAGCACATGATGTTTCTTCCAAGCAAAGTGATAAATCTGCTTTTTACATTTAAGTATGGTTGTATCTTATTGCATCTTTGCTAATAGCCTTGGTTTTTGCCCTTGCATATGTGAACCATTTGTTGATTTTTTGGTGAAAACaagtgtgtctgtgtttgttttccatGTTGTTTTGTTAGAcggctgccaggagcagcactgccatACCACAGTCCAAATCCATAGGAGTCAAGATCCCTACCTGTAAGATCAGTTTGAAGGACACCTTCTTAACGTCTCCTGAGGAGCTCTACCGGGTATTTGTTACTCAGGAGGTAATGCCTGGCTTCTTCTGAGAGCTGTTCTTTGTGTATAGGAGGCTCTTTCTAATAAGGTTTTTAAGAAGTTCTGTCAGACACTCACAATCCATGAGAATGGAATAAGAAAGCTGTTCTGCAGAGGTGTTGCTGAAAGCTTGTGTGTGCATCTTTTCACACAGCTGACAAGAGGGGAGTAGTGCCAGCAGAAGCAAGTTCCAGACTGCTGTCAGCATCTGTCTGTAGGTGTATCCCTTACTACATGTGGCCAGATCACTTGGGATTTACAATTGTGTgcttctggtttgttttttccttttaaggttAGGTGGTATCAAAAGCATGCTTTGGGAATAGCTTCCACTTTTCTGCACGGTATTACATAGTTTAGGACAAGAGCACAGCATTGTATCATTATTTAAACACTGTCTTAGTCTTTTGTTCTTCCTATTTTGataagaaaaatggaaaagcaaagaatattttttctgagaATTAGGTTTCATTAAGAAATCAACAAAGTAAATCACTGTGTGACTCAGAACACTGCATAGCACTATGAAAGCTGGAGGTTCTTTTCCTTGGGCAGGTGAAATGCTGCTGTAGTAGCTAAGAACTTGCTTTTCTGGCCAGGGGTTTTGTCTTTTGCTGAAGACCTTACACTATTAACCCACCTCCTCTTCCAGAACTTTTGTAGCTGGGTGGGAGTCATTAGGCAACAAGTTTTCAGGAAGATAATGTCAAGTAACACAGATCTGTTCCTGAATTCTTTTCAGATGGTCCAAGCTTTCACCCACGCACAAGCCACCTTGGAGGCCGATAAAGGAGGCAAGTTTCAGTTGCTGGATGGCAGTGTCACAGGAGAGTTTGTTGACCTAGTAAGTACTAACCAGTTCAGGTGTATCTTGCTCAGAGGCAGCACTGTTATCAGGCTGTAATTTCCTATCAGTTCTGCTACAGTGCTTTTGTTAGCTAACTGTGGGGTTCTACCTGGTGCCCAATAGTTACCTATAATTTCTGTGGCAATTGAAGCATTCCTAGTAGTACGGATTAATGCATGGCACCTCAGTCTGGGGAGAAAATGTGACTTCCAGTCATAGATCTCCCCTGTCTTTTTGTGATTTTAGTTGTCAGGGTTTGGAGGAGTGTTAAAGATAGTAACTGACCCTTCTTCTCTTTGATTCAATTCCCACTAAAGTCTTCTGGACAGTCAGGGACTCTGTCTCAGTGTTTGGGGCTGCATACCTTTCTAGAAGGGGATTGAAAATAAAAGGACACTTAAAATCTCTTTCCTTCTGTGTGCGTGTTTCACAAGGGATCTCTAAGACTTCATTCATATTAATACAATTCTAGATGTTTTCTATTAGACTGTAAGATTTCCAAAAATTGCTACTCAATCTTTGTCTTCCTTTTCAAGGTTCCTGAGAAGCAACTTGTTATGAAATGGAGATTTAAATCTTGGCCAGCTGGTAAGTAGTCCAGAAATGGACTTGCCTGTCTATGAGGGATACCAGCCCCATTTGCCACGCTTTATCGTGGCTCCTGATCAGGGAGCACAGGATgttctgggagctgctccagtgtTATCCCAGCTCCCTATCCCACACTATCATGTCTGCATCTTCAGCCACTGTGTAGAGCAGTGACCAGGTAGGAAGGATGAAGTCGCTGCTTTGCAGCTGTAGCTGCAACTGCTTCACGCCGCAGGGAGGGGGAGCCCTCTGCTAGCTGTGTTTCTAGGGAAGGCCCACAGCTGCTATAAGCAGACCCTCTGGGAAGGACCTCGAAGAGTTTTAAGTGGTGCCCTGTGAaaggaggggcagagcagcctgcaggGGCTGTATGTACTGTACCCCACACTGCTGACTGACCTGCTTTGGTTCCTCTAGGGCACTTTGCAACCATTACCTTGAACTTCAATGACAAAGGTGGCGAGACAGAGGTGTGCTTGGAAGGCAAGGGCGTTCCTGCCAGTGAGGAAGAAAGAACAAAGCAAGGCTGGCAGCGCTACTACTTCGAGGGCATTAAACAGACATTTGGTTATGGTGCTCGCTTGTTTTAATACCGGTTGCTGGGAGGCTCTGCCTGAAGACTCTGCCACATGGACTGATAAAATTCTCGCCTGCTCCTTTCTAATCTTGGCCCTGCTGCTGAGTAAAGTGGGATGACAGGTGATGAGGAAGGCCATGGAGCAGCACCACTTTCAGTCCCTCACTGCTTTGTGCATGTCTTGTGCTGCAGGGGATTCTCTTACATGTACATACTTCTATTGCTAAATAAACCTAACTTAAAAAAACACTGTGGAATTTGTGTCCTCGGATTGGGTTGAGTTCAAAGGGTTGGGCGATCGGCTCAGGGAGGGATCTGTCTAGAAAAACACCGATCAATGAGGATTGCTGATGCCAATGTGATTTACTCCTCACTTCTGGGGGAGTACAGAGCATGAGCTTGATGCAGTTTTTAGTCTGAGCAGCTGCTcattttccctctgcttttgaTCTGCCGGTAGTAAATGTTTCAAACTCTTCCCATTTTTGAAGGGATTTGTGATCCTGTCCAAGCTGTTCCTCTCCTTTGCATATCCCCTTCAACACAGTCATTTCTTACACTTCCACCAGTCTGCTCTACAAGAACGACAATCATGCAAACCAGTGCTAGGGAAACTCCCACCCACAGAATGGTTCTAGAAGGTTGTGGGGCCCAGGGCCAGCTACCTCCAAGAGCTTCAGGCCAAAGCAAACTggttttttcagaaataaatccTGCCTCCATTTAGAGTCTACAGGGTGCAGTACTTTTTGCTCATCATACTTCAGCTATTGCTTTAACtggtgaggaagaaaaaaaaatgcttgttCTCACCTGTTAATACATTAGTTTCTGGAGCTGTCTTCAAAAGCCATAAACTTGTTTATAGGAGGGGTCAAAATCTGACTGATCAGAAGTGTCAACTTGCTTAACTTAAGGGTGAGAGAAGtgcttggttttctttttgaggCATGAGCTTCTCTTGTATACTTTGTTTTTTCCTAGTGTTTTCTGCAGAGCTCCTCTAGTATGCTAGAAGAGAGTAATGTTATTAGGTGAAATTTactggtttggggatttttcttgctttttattttttaaaatctgaattgtATGTGGTAACTGTTCCCTTCAAGAGAGGAGACAAGAAAAAAACTTAAGTGGTTGTTTTAAAAAGGACCCTGAATATAGTTGTTGGAGTCTCCTTTTAAACTATAAAGAGCATTCTGCCTGTTCTCACTACTTCAGAGTGCTGAAGTGTGAAAAAATCATGATATAGTGTGTACAGACAGACATCAAGAATGCAGCATATACAAAATTCTGTAGTGTGTACTTCTCCCTGAGCTGACCTGTGAGAACAAAGGAAGTTGTACAAAGAGGCAGCTGTAGATATGGTAGAGCTTCCCTCTGCCATGCAGGATTGTCTGCCCTAAAGCATGGCTGGCTGGGAAAATGGATGCAGGTgttttgccaggatttttgtGCACAGATGAATCCTGTACACCCCTGGTAGGCTGTGGGGGGTGGGTAATGTGATGGAgcacactgatcccactgcacagCCTCTATGCTTGGTTTTCTGATGGGGAAATCCTGGACAGCAGCGTGGGAAACCTTAAACAGCAGGGCTAGCAAGTGAGTTCACAGCCAAAAATTTGGTAAAAGGAgagcaaaattatttaaaaactgaaaaaaatgagCTTGTTCTAGGTCAGCTTGAGGCAAAGGTGACAGCTGAGTTATGatgtctgtgctgtgctttggcAGCTATGCTGTGGTAGCAGTGCTCgcctgctgcaggctctgctgccacagctgggccagggcagcagaaggcaggCCCTGCTAATCACCTGCTGCTGGAAGGTTAGGAAGTGGGACAGGAAGGCAACTGAAGTGGAATTTTAATTGCCTTCCTTTCATCACAAGCATGGTTTACTTCAGGCATCCTGCTGCTACTCTAATAGGGCACGCTTTGGCCTCGGCCAGCAACCCACATGCATGGGGCTCATGGACTCAGGGCTTTTCTCAGAGGCCATTTGAGGGCTCTTCCAGCAAACTGACTGCCCTGGGTTATGCTGGTGCTTCCCCAGCTGGCTCCCTGCCCTGTAGGCTGGAAATCaccatccccagagcagcagaacaggcTGTGTAATGTAGCCATGCCTTGGCTGCCGTTCACACGTGAATCTCTTGGACTGATCCAGCAGTGAAGGAAAGCTTGTGCtaaggctgtgccaggctgtgccagctctaaCAGGGCACAGCAATGGCAATTAAGGCCTTACACCACTTCAGACATTGACTTGGTGAAGGAGATCTGAGCCTTAAGTCATGCTAGAGAAGGTCACTACACTACATCTGCCTACTGCCAGCAGACACACACTCCTGCAGCTACAGCTGACCtccagtgcagctgcatgaTGCTAATGAGAAACCCCAGACCTCTGCTTTGTTTGGAATTGCTGGAAAACAGTCACAGTTTAGTAGTCCTTCAGCTAtttggggaagggagggatgtATAAGATTAGGGAGAAAAGCAA
The Agelaius phoeniceus isolate bAgePho1 chromosome 6, bAgePho1.hap1, whole genome shotgun sequence DNA segment above includes these coding regions:
- the AHSA1 gene encoding activator of 90 kDa heat shock protein ATPase homolog 1, with product MAKWGEGDPRWIVEQRADATNVNNWHWTERDASNWSTERLKALLLPVRVEGEEGACEVTEVSKLDGEASINNRKGKLIFFYEWAIKLAWTGTSKTGVKYKGYVEIPNLSDENDIDEVEILVSLAKDEPETNLKTLMKQEGAKKIRDAMKTYISTLKTEFTQGMILPTVNGEHTETAPQVAPKAEERKTAARSSTAIPQSKSIGVKIPTCKISLKDTFLTSPEELYRVFVTQEMVQAFTHAQATLEADKGGKFQLLDGSVTGEFVDLVPEKQLVMKWRFKSWPAGHFATITLNFNDKGGETEVCLEGKGVPASEEERTKQGWQRYYFEGIKQTFGYGARLF